The Agelaius phoeniceus isolate bAgePho1 chromosome 26, bAgePho1.hap1, whole genome shotgun sequence genome has a window encoding:
- the ATP5MC1 gene encoding ATP synthase F(0) complex subunit C1, mitochondrial isoform X1 translates to MQAPVALLSSPALFRCCSRALARPVSMAVFSRPEESAQVSLAVQPRRQFRSSALSRDIDTAAKFIGAGAATVGVAGSGAGIGTVFGSLIIGYARNPSLKQQLFSPIPIPIPIFPFPFSHFSSLYSHSHSRNPSLKQQLFSPIPIPIFPFFLTLFPFPFQEPLSEAAALLPHSHFPIPMFPSPFSHFFSLFPFQEPLSEAAALLPHSHFPIFPHSIPIPIPGTPL, encoded by the exons ATGCAGGCTCCCGTGGCGCTCCTCAGCTCCCCGGCGCTG ttccgctgctgctccagggctctggCCAGGCCCGTGTCCATGGCTGTGTTCAGCAGGCCTGAGGAGAGCGCGCAG GTGTCGCTGGCCGTGCAGCCCCGGCGGCAGTTCCgcagctc GGCGCTGTCCCGGGACATCGACACGGCCGCCAAGTTCATCGGGGCCGGCGCCGCCACCGTGGGCGTGGCGGGCTCGGGGGCGGGGATCGGCACCGTGTTCGGGAGCCTCATCATCGGATACGCCAG GAACCcctctctgaagcagcagctcttctcccccatccccatccccattcccattttcccattcccattttcccatttttcctcactctattcccattcccattccaggaacccctctctgaagcagcagctcttctcccccatccccattcccattttcccatttttcctcactctattcccattcccattccaggaacccctctctgaagcagcagctcttctcccccattcccattttcccattcccatgttcccatccccattttcccattttttctctctattcCCATTTCAGGAACCcctctctgaagcagcagctcttctcccccattcccattttcccatttttcctcactctattcccattcccattccaggaacccctctctga
- the ATP5MC1 gene encoding ATP synthase F(0) complex subunit C1, mitochondrial isoform X2 has product MQAPVALLSSPALFRCCSRALARPVSMAVFSRPEESAQVSLAAQPRRQFRSSALSRDIDTAAKFIGAGAATVGVAGSGAGIGTVFGSLIIGYARNPSLKQQLFSPIPIPIPIFPFPFSHFSSLYSHSHSRNPSLKQQLFSPIPIPIFPFFLTLFPFPFQEPLSEAAALLPHSHFPIPMFPSPFSHFFSLFPFQEPLSEAAALLPHSHFPIFPHSIPIPIPGTPL; this is encoded by the exons ATGCAGGCTCCCGTGGCGCTCCTCAGCTCCCCGGCGCTG ttccgctgctgctccagggctctggCCAGGCCCGTGTCCATGGCTGTGTTCAGCAGGCCTGAGGAGAGCGCGCAG GTGTCGCTGGCCGCGCAGCCCCGGCGGCAGTTCCGCAGCTCggcgctgtccc GGGACATCGACACGGCCGCCAAGTTCATCGGGGCCGGCGCCGCCACCGTGGGCGTGGCGGGCTCGGGGGCGGGGATCGGCACCGTGTTCGGGAGCCTCATCATCGGATACGCCAG GAACCcctctctgaagcagcagctcttctcccccatccccatccccattcccattttcccattcccattttcccatttttcctcactctattcccattcccattccaggaacccctctctgaagcagcagctcttctcccccatccccattcccattttcccatttttcctcactctattcccattcccattccaggaacccctctctgaagcagcagctcttctcccccattcccattttcccattcccatgttcccatccccattttcccattttttctctctattcCCATTTCAGGAACCcctctctgaagcagcagctcttctcccccattcccattttcccatttttcctcactctattcccattcccattccaggaacccctctctga
- the ATP5MC1 gene encoding ATP synthase F(0) complex subunit C1, mitochondrial isoform X5 — protein MQAPVALLSSPALFRCCSRALARPVSMAVFSRPEESAQVSLAVQQPRRQFRSSALSRDIDTAAKFIGAGAATVGVAGSGAGIGTVFGSLIIGYARNPSLKQQLFSPIPIPIPIFPFPFSHFSSLYSHSHSRNPSLKQQLFSPIPIPIFPFFLTLFPFPFQEPLSEAAALLPHSHFPIPMFPSPFSHFFSLFPFQEPLSEAAALLPHSHFPIFPHSIPIPIPGTPL, from the exons ATGCAGGCTCCCGTGGCGCTCCTCAGCTCCCCGGCGCTG ttccgctgctgctccagggctctggCCAGGCCCGTGTCCATGGCTGTGTTCAGCAGGCCTGAGGAGAGCGCGCAG GTGTCGCTGGCCGTGCAGCAGCCCCGGCGGCAGTTCCGCAGCTCGGCGCTGTCCCGGGACATCGACACGGCCGCCAAGTTCATCGGGGCCGGCGCCGCCACCGTGGGCGTGGCGGGCTCGGGGGCGGGGATCGGCACCGTGTTCGGGAGCCTCATCATCGGATACGCCAG GAACCcctctctgaagcagcagctcttctcccccatccccatccccattcccattttcccattcccattttcccatttttcctcactctattcccattcccattccaggaacccctctctgaagcagcagctcttctcccccatccccattcccattttcccatttttcctcactctattcccattcccattccaggaacccctctctgaagcagcagctcttctcccccattcccattttcccattcccatgttcccatccccattttcccattttttctctctattcCCATTTCAGGAACCcctctctgaagcagcagctcttctcccccattcccattttcccatttttcctcactctattcccattcccattccaggaacccctctctga
- the ATP5MC1 gene encoding ATP synthase F(0) complex subunit C1, mitochondrial isoform X3 yields MQAPVALLSSPALFRCCSRALARPVSMAVFSRPEESAQVSLAVQPRRQFRSSALSRDIDTAAKFIGAGAATVGVAGSGAGIGTVFGSLIIGYARNPSLKQQLFSPIPIPIPIFPFPFSHFSSLYSHSHSRNPSLKQQLFSPIPIPIFPFFLTLFPFPFQEPLSEAAALLPHSHFPIPMFPSPFSHFFSLFPFQEPLSEAAALLPHSHFPIFPHSIPIPIPGTPL; encoded by the exons ATGCAGGCTCCCGTGGCGCTCCTCAGCTCCCCGGCGCTG ttccgctgctgctccagggctctggCCAGGCCCGTGTCCATGGCTGTGTTCAGCAGGCCTGAGGAGAGCGCGCAG GTGTCACTGGCCGTGCAGCCCCGGCGGCAGTTCCGCAGCTCGgcgctgtccc GGGACATCGACACGGCCGCCAAGTTCATCGGGGCCGGCGCCGCCACCGTGGGCGTGGCGGGCTCGGGGGCGGGGATCGGCACCGTGTTCGGGAGCCTCATCATCGGATACGCCAG GAACCcctctctgaagcagcagctcttctcccccatccccatccccattcccattttcccattcccattttcccatttttcctcactctattcccattcccattccaggaacccctctctgaagcagcagctcttctcccccatccccattcccattttcccatttttcctcactctattcccattcccattccaggaacccctctctgaagcagcagctcttctcccccattcccattttcccattcccatgttcccatccccattttcccattttttctctctattcCCATTTCAGGAACCcctctctgaagcagcagctcttctcccccattcccattttcccatttttcctcactctattcccattcccattccaggaacccctctctga
- the ATP5MC1 gene encoding ATP synthase F(0) complex subunit C1, mitochondrial isoform X4, whose protein sequence is MQAPVALLSSPALFRCCSRALARPVSMAVFSRPEESAQVSLAVQQPRRQFRSSALSRDIDTAAKFIGAGAATVGVAGSGAGIGTVFGSLIIGYARNPSLKQQLFSYAILGFALSEAMGLFCLMVAFLILFAM, encoded by the exons ATGCAGGCTCCCGTGGCGCTCCTCAGCTCCCCGGCGCTG ttccgctgctgctccagggctctggCCAGGCCCGTGTCCATGGCTGTGTTCAGCAGGCCTGAGGAGAGCGCGCAG GTGTCGCTGGCCGTGCAGCAGCCCCGGCGGCAGTTCCGCAGCTCGGCGCTGTCCCGGGACATCGACACGGCCGCCAAGTTCATCGGGGCCGGCGCCGCCACCGTGGGCGTGGCGGGCTCGGGGGCGGGGATCGGCACCGTGTTCGGGAGCCTCATCATCGGATACGCCAG GAACCcctctctgaagcagcagctcttctcctACGCCATCCTGGGCTTTGCCCTGTCCGAGGCCATGGGGCTCTTCTGTCTGATGGTGGCATTCCTGATCCTCTTCGCCATGTGA
- the GIP gene encoding gastric inhibitory polypeptide — MGAAGAEESAGPSVPAVRLSRRYSEATLASDYSRTMDHVLRKNFVEWLLARRERKRHFPALEGSEGLREFWEQEFLTWLMSGELCRAT, encoded by the exons ATGGGAGCGGCGGGCGCGGAGGAGAGCGCGGG cccgtctgtccccgctgtccgtctgtcccgcCGTTACTCCGAGGCCACCCTGGCCAGCGATTACAGCCGCACCATGGACCACGTCCTGCGCAAGAACTTCGTGGAGTGGCTGCTGGCCCGGCGCGAGAGGAAAAGGCA ttttccaGCTCTGGAAGGCTCCGAGGGcctgagggaattttgggagcaGGAATTCCTGACGTGGCTGATGTCGGGCGAGCTCTGCAGGGCCACGTGA